Proteins encoded by one window of Gemmatimonadaceae bacterium:
- the nuoK gene encoding NADH-quinone oxidoreductase subunit NuoK has translation MLVEALALSALLFSIGVVGVLTRRNAIIIFMCVELMLNAVNLSFVALSKLYGAAGQVFVVFTMTVAAAEAAVGLAIIIAIFRHVKTVNLQNINLLKG, from the coding sequence ATGCTCGTTGAAGCCCTGGCCCTGTCGGCCCTCCTGTTCTCGATCGGCGTCGTCGGGGTGCTCACCCGGCGCAATGCGATCATCATCTTCATGTGCGTCGAGCTGATGCTCAATGCCGTGAACCTGTCCTTCGTGGCGCTGAGCAAGCTGTACGGCGCGGCCGGCCAGGTGTTCGTGGTCTTTACAATGACCGTCGCAGCGGCTGAGGCCGCGGTGGGACTGGCGATCATCATCGCCATCTTCCGCCACGTGAAGACGGTCAACCTCCAGAACATCAACCTCCTCAAGGGATGA
- a CDS encoding NADH-quinone oxidoreductase subunit J: MMQPNQYLPLAYQFAFYFFGLTALASAVAFVTRRSPVAAAMWLVNVMFCLAGLYVMLDAQFIGAMQILVYTGAIMVVFLFVIMLLNLGHPSELMDARGKWGRIFALVVGLALLAEVMALNRSNTIDRMIPPDLAAQAAAAAAHPVAGGVIGPVAAPLFKEYLLAFELTSVLLLAAIVGAVVLGKRRTDAR; this comes from the coding sequence ATGATGCAACCCAATCAGTACCTTCCCCTCGCGTACCAGTTCGCCTTCTACTTCTTCGGGCTGACGGCGCTCGCGAGCGCGGTGGCGTTCGTGACGCGCAGGAGCCCGGTGGCGGCGGCAATGTGGCTGGTGAACGTGATGTTCTGCCTCGCCGGGCTGTACGTGATGCTCGACGCGCAGTTCATCGGCGCCATGCAGATCCTGGTGTACACCGGCGCCATCATGGTGGTCTTCCTGTTCGTGATCATGCTCCTCAACCTCGGGCATCCGTCGGAGCTGATGGACGCCCGGGGCAAGTGGGGCCGGATCTTCGCGCTCGTCGTGGGACTGGCGCTGCTCGCCGAGGTGATGGCGCTCAACCGGTCCAACACGATCGATCGCATGATTCCGCCGGACCTGGCCGCCCAGGCGGCCGCGGCGGCGGCGCATCCGGTTGCGGGCGGCGTCATCGGCCCCGTGGCGGCGCCGCTCTTCAAGGAGTACCTGCTGGCCTTCGAGCTGACGAGCGTGCTGCTGCTCGCGGCGATCGTGGGCGCGGTGGTGCTCGGCAAGCGGAGGACCGATGCTCGTTGA
- a CDS encoding NADH-quinone oxidoreductase subunit I, which translates to MAITTRVVDRPTDSMSYVRATFQGLALTFKHLVDPHKVTVQYPEEKWDIGPRWRGTHRMLTTEDGKAKCVACGLCPTVCPANCIKLVPGVDEQGNRYPVVFDIDEFRCIFCGYCQEVCPEEAIHLGRHYENAEYERKDFIYDLKRLTSQTHPVCEMWDPADPKGE; encoded by the coding sequence ATGGCGATCACCACCCGGGTCGTTGATCGGCCCACGGACAGCATGAGTTACGTGCGCGCGACGTTCCAGGGGCTCGCGCTCACGTTCAAGCACCTCGTCGACCCGCACAAGGTCACGGTGCAGTATCCCGAGGAGAAGTGGGACATCGGGCCGCGCTGGCGCGGCACGCACCGCATGCTCACCACCGAGGACGGCAAGGCCAAGTGCGTGGCATGCGGCCTCTGCCCGACGGTCTGCCCGGCCAACTGCATCAAGCTGGTGCCGGGCGTGGACGAGCAGGGGAACCGGTACCCGGTCGTCTTCGACATCGACGAGTTCCGCTGCATCTTCTGCGGCTACTGCCAGGAAGTCTGCCCCGAAGAGGCCATCCACCTCGGCCGGCATTACGAAAATGCCGAGTACGAGCGCAAGGATTTCATCTACGACCTCAAGCGGCTGACGTCGCAGACGCATCCCGTCTGCGAGATGTGGGATCCGGCCGACCCGAAGGGGGAATGA
- the nuoH gene encoding NADH-quinone oxidoreductase subunit NuoH, translating to MTHSLSLLLQVADPQLPPSTGMFILFGLIKAGVAFGLYMLCVAYTTLLERRVAGWIQDRIGPNRVGPQGLLQPIADGVKNFMKEEALPGGANTALFILAPALAFIPAMITWAVLPFGAPLPIPGVGLISMAVADLPVGFLFILAISSLGVYGLTIAGWSSNNKYALLGGLRASAQMISYEIAMGMSTVCVLLLAGNVNLNEIVAQQQGQTWNVLMLTLAFFIFAVAALAETNRVPFDLPESESELVAGYHAEYSSMRYSMFPLAEYANIITSSGLMVTLFFGGWDIPFTHWDNVAPWSGLKTLLTLGMYFAKVFFFVFAFIWIRWTVPRFRYDQLMSLGWKILLPMALVYIAAVASLVLALDAAGLGRTSYGYRGAFLGMNVVFVILVFWVLDRGRIVSPAYSRLDRAHVARMRAGATRSDLLDGKGA from the coding sequence ATGACCCATTCGCTGTCACTCCTGCTGCAGGTCGCTGACCCGCAGCTACCGCCATCGACGGGGATGTTCATCCTCTTCGGGTTGATCAAGGCCGGCGTGGCGTTCGGCCTCTATATGCTGTGCGTGGCCTACACCACGCTGCTCGAGCGCCGGGTCGCCGGCTGGATTCAGGACCGCATTGGCCCGAACCGCGTGGGCCCGCAGGGCCTGCTGCAGCCGATTGCCGACGGCGTGAAGAACTTCATGAAGGAAGAAGCGCTGCCCGGGGGCGCCAACACGGCGCTGTTCATCCTCGCACCGGCCCTCGCCTTCATTCCCGCGATGATCACCTGGGCGGTGCTGCCCTTCGGCGCGCCGCTTCCCATTCCGGGCGTCGGCCTGATCAGCATGGCCGTGGCGGACCTGCCGGTCGGTTTCCTGTTCATCCTCGCCATCAGTTCGCTGGGCGTGTACGGGCTCACCATCGCCGGCTGGTCGTCCAACAACAAGTACGCGCTCCTCGGCGGCCTGCGCGCCTCCGCGCAGATGATCTCGTACGAGATCGCCATGGGGATGAGCACGGTCTGCGTGCTGCTGCTCGCCGGCAACGTGAACCTGAACGAGATCGTCGCGCAGCAGCAGGGCCAGACGTGGAACGTGCTGATGCTCACGCTGGCCTTCTTCATCTTCGCGGTGGCCGCGCTCGCCGAGACCAACCGCGTGCCGTTCGACCTGCCCGAGTCGGAATCGGAACTGGTCGCCGGCTACCACGCCGAGTACAGCTCGATGCGGTACTCGATGTTCCCGCTGGCGGAGTACGCCAACATCATCACCTCGAGCGGGTTGATGGTGACGCTGTTCTTCGGCGGCTGGGACATCCCGTTCACGCACTGGGACAACGTCGCGCCGTGGTCGGGGCTGAAAACGCTGCTCACGCTGGGCATGTACTTCGCGAAGGTGTTCTTCTTCGTCTTCGCGTTCATCTGGATCCGCTGGACGGTGCCGCGCTTCCGTTACGACCAGCTGATGTCGCTGGGGTGGAAGATCCTGCTGCCGATGGCGCTGGTGTACATCGCGGCGGTGGCCAGTCTCGTGCTCGCGCTCGACGCGGCCGGACTCGGACGCACCAGCTACGGTTATCGCGGCGCCTTCCTCGGGATGAACGTGGTGTTCGTCATCCTCGTGTTCTGGGTGCTGGACCGCGGGCGGATCGTGAGCCCGGCGTACTCGCGGCTGGATCGGGCCCACGTCGCCCGGATGCGGGCGGGCGCGACGCGCAGCGATCTCCTTGACGGGAAGGGGGCCTAA